Genomic window (Neurospora crassa OR74A linkage group VI, whole genome shotgun sequence):
GCTGACCATCTCCGTCGCCTACACGCCCCTTGTCAACAAGACGGGCGTCATCTCGGACGAGGGTGTCAAGAAACTCTTTGCTGGCCGTGACTTCTCGAACCCTGCCCGCGCCGCGATCCGCGACATCGTCACCAACCCCAACGAGCCCACTTTCCAGTACATCCTGTTCCCGACGCAGGTGCACATCGCCGACAAGCCCGACAACATGGCGACGCACCTGATCCCCGTGGAGCCCGAGAACTTTTTGACCGTCATGACCATCCTGAACTCTCCCTTCTCGCGCGGGTCCGTGCACATCCAGTCCTCCGACCCCAAGGCGGCGCCCGTGTGGGACCCCAAGTACAACCACGACGACCTCGACATGGAGCTGCTTGCGCGCGGTGTGCAATTCGTCGAGCACCTGGTCGCCCCCGAGTCGGCGCTCGGCAAGCTTTTGAACCAGAGTGGTCGTCGCCTGCCGCAGCTCAAGGGCGATGATCTCGAGACGGCCAAGGAGATTGTTCGCCAGAGACAGATTTCCGTCTTCCACGTCTCGGGATCGTGCTCCATGCGCCCCCGCGAGCAGGGCGGTGTCGTGAACGAGCGCCTCCAAGTGTACGGTGCCAAGGGGCTTAGAGTTGTCGATGCTTCCATCTTCCCTATCGAGCCGGCGGGTAACATCCAGTCGGTTGTTTACTCGGTTGCTGAGCGGGCGGCGGATCTGATCAAGGAGGATCGACGCAAGGCGGTAAAGGTTTGAGGACACTCCATTTAATCCAGCGAGCGACTTGATTGATTGAagtttctttgtttttttgtaTAGCATTTTGGATATACCTTTTACTTATAGCATATGATGAATGATTAGTAAACCTGATAACGTCTTTTCACGATATCTAGGGAGAAAATTATAATGTGAAAGGGCCCAATGAACACGAGCAGCATCAGCCTCGAAATGAACAGAAGCAATCTCAGTCCTCATTCTGTACGGTCGTGGAAAGCCTGCTTTCGGGGCAATTGCTAACGGACAGCTTTGCATTGTCTAATGCGTCTAAGAACGTTTTAGTACTATCTTCGCTTCATGTATCATGGAGTCTATACCCCCTTTCAAGCATGGTTTGATACCAATATCTTGTACGTCTACTACGCATCTGCAACATTCTGGGCTGCTCTGAGCGCACCAACGACAGAGAAGGCAATCACCGGAGTAGCAACGTAAGAAATCTATTAGGCTTGAGTCAGTAACTgcatttttttcttgttgcCTATTTTGATAGGACAAGGAACTCACAGTAAGAAGCTTAGCCGTCGCCATCTTAGCTTGTTGAGGCAGGTTGTTGACATCGGCAAGCGCCACCAACCTCATAGCAGGCGGGCCAAtaggcatcatcatcatggtgAACCACAGCACCGGGTCATCAAACAAGAGGCCCGTCTTCTTGGCCAACACCCAAATGATGGGGATACTAAGAGCCGGCATCACCAAGAATCTCCAGGCAAGAATAAACACAATGCTAGGCCACGGCACACGTCCTCCCTcatctccttccttcatctTGCGCAAGCTAAGGCTGAGCTTGACACCCACAATGATAACCTGCAGTGTAACAAACAGCTCGCCGGTGTTTTTGATGGGCGTAGTAAGCCAAGCCTTGAAGTATCCGCCGTCTTGCGAGTCGTTGAAGAACATACGGTGTAGAGCAGGAACCAAGCCGATGACAACACCAGTCGATGCTCCCAGGGCTGGAGGGTTAAAGAAGGGCGCAATCCAGCTTACGGTCTTTTGGAGAGGCTTGGGTAAAGCACTGTAAGTCTTGTTCTGCGCATTCTCGATTTGCCGGGCCGTGGTCTTGGCGAAGCGTACGGCTTTCTTGGGGAGGAGCGAGGTCGTCTCGGAGGGACCAGAGCTATCGTCGCTGTTTCTTCCCGACCCGTCGtgatcctcctcgtcttcttcgcctGAATCCCGTCCGGATTCCGGGTCGCTGTCTGTCTGCCCGCCATCATCTTGGTCGAGAAGGACCGGGCCGTAGCCAAAGGTTAGAGTGTTGCTGATGACGGCGCAAACGAGAAAATAGGAGCGGGCCTTTTCAACTACATTGGGGTCGGAGGTCAAGTTTTTGAGGACTCCGGCAGCATCGAGTGcttggatgaggaggagcggCAGCGAGGTTGAGTTGTTGAATGCTAGGGCGGGGGTGGTCCATGCTGGAAGCTTGAAGATGCGGACGGATAGCTTGCCCACCACGATGGACAAGACAACGAAAATCAGGGACCAGACTGGCGTAGTATTCGTTAGCGTCGGGGGGGTCTTTGCGTCAGTTACAGAATTGGTGTGATATCATATACCAACAATGGGGAGATAGTGCATAGCAGTATCAGAGTCGAGCTGCTTTCCCAGGTTGgccaccagcaacaacggcAAGAAGATGGTGACACACATGGACGACAGGCGTTTGGCAGCACCATCGTCGATGAGGTCGAACTGGGCCGCAAGGACACCGATCCAAATGGTTATCAGAACGGATATGGCAGCTTGAATAGCCCCCATGAAGGAGACCAGAATATCCGACGACGCCATGCTATATCATAGGTTGGTGTTTCGCCTGTGGACGAGTATTGGTGATATTATGATTATGTCGGGTATACCCTGATGTTTCTGCTGTCGACGAAGATTGGGCTGTCGACGAAGACTGGGCAGTCGACGGAGGTGAGGAGGGGCTAGAACAGTAGGGGTAGTGTACCGGCTgtgtgggtgggtggtgccAGGTTTAAGACATGGAATAAATGGTTGGAGGTTGAAATGTTCCGGGCAATCGACGATCTTGTCGCATTACGTCATGATTCAGGAACCCGGCCGATCTTTGTTTGGTTTGTGCTCCGTTAACGGAACAAGCTTAGTTGGATGACTGCCGTGCTTAGTTGCTTGCAGCTTCCTTTCCATCCAATGGCAATGCAAAGGGAGTTTTTCTTCCGAGATATTATTCAGCCGTCGGATCTTagtcttgttttctttctcttttcaccATCTGAATCatgttttcttccttctgccTTCTTGGCATCCACCATCTGACAAGTCAGTCTAGACTGCCATTCAGGGCACAACACGACTGACTGCATCACGACACGGATAGAATCTAAGATAACTGGAACGACCAACATTGATTGTCAAGTACGATTTATATCGGGATATCGCAACATCATCAAATGCTATGAACTACACAGAACCGAAAATGAAAGAGGACATTGACATGCTCAACCCTTTTCACAGCCCAAGATGCGACTTGTCACTGAGCGCCTCCCTCCTGCTGGTGCTCTGAGGATCAAAGTACGGCCTCTCCCCCAGGCTGACCGCCCTGTTGCCCTTGCGCTCACCGAGACCCTCCTCAAAGACATAGTCGGGCGTGGCAGCGTGGTACACGCTCCTGTTATCCCAGATGGCAACATCGTTGGGGTTCTGCCACTTGAGGCGCACCTGCAGGTCGTGGTTCTCGACAATGAGCCGGACGAACCAGTCAAGGAAATGCTTGCTCTCCTCGTCGGTCAGGCCGTGGATGCGCTGGCAGTGGTGGTCGACTGCATAAACTGACCTCCAGCCGGTGACGGGATTGGTGCGGATGACGGGGTGGATGGCCTCGAGGATCTCGCCCACGTTCTCGGGAGCGCCGCGCTCGCCGCTGTATATGCTAAAGTTGTTGCGCTTGGCCGCCTCGTTGAACAGGGGCTGGGCATAGTAGGCAGTGAGAGTGTCGAGGAAGGAGCGCAAAGTGGGCGAGATGCGGTCGTAGAGCTCGTAGCCCGAGGCCCAGAGCGTGTCGCCACCGGTCTTGGGGAGCTGCACCAGCCTCAGGAGGGCATAGTCGCTGGGAATGGGCTCAAAGGTGATATCCGAGTGCCATTGGTCCTTGGCGCTCTGACGGCCGCTATTGACACCGAAACCCTTGAACAAGTACTTGTCCTTGTACA
Coding sequences:
- a CDS encoding taurine dioxygenase, giving the protein MSPSAVESVQQTVDEIKTKVLPIQQKSAAIKTDSPEAESAPKRFEDHKEPLELSGALEQFENFEVTPVIGREYVNVDLVEWLRAPNSDELLRDLAIIISQRGVVFFRKQDKLTDDLQKELVDRLGKLAGKPATSGLHIHPISNASREHGVQDNEISVISSAQAKSLYKDKYLFKGFGVNSGRQSAKDQWHSDITFEPIPSDYALLRLVQLPKTGGDTLWASGYELYDRISPTLRSFLDTLTAYYAQPLFNEAAKRNNFSIYSGERGAPENVGEILEAIHPVIRTNPVTGWRSVYAVDHHCQRIHGLTDEESKHFLDWFVRLIVENHDLQVRLKWQNPNDVAIWDNRSVYHAATPDYVFEEGLGERKGNRAVSLGERPYFDPQSTSRREALSDKSHLGL